One Endozoicomonas gorgoniicola DNA window includes the following coding sequences:
- a CDS encoding DUF3150 domain-containing protein, with amino-acid sequence MSTTHTTVTQILDQMSVIALDCSIWSGARRLKPEDLVLGKGGQLPSDEVVSLGSKKLCKREVLKPFHRLRDQACRLCAREGVRFLGGYAVPDQSISGLSLKLDQVQQDFNQEKQTFLTSYDQHIQEWVNAHPDFAEAIRNAVPDVQHVGQRFQFGYTTYKVVASPQPDNLNQQVNQLGSALREEISRDAQALFEQTFRGKEKVTRKALNPILRLRDKLHGLAFVDPGIAPVVQRLDAGLAQLPNSGALEGEVLTQLMERVLLLCSVEQMERCAEGLTAIDTSSKGKLVKTQVAQSPEVNDTKLQEEPVIEKPVVVPEETNTTATFYF; translated from the coding sequence ATGAGTACAACTCATACCACAGTGACGCAAATACTCGATCAAATGTCCGTAATTGCTTTGGACTGTTCCATCTGGTCAGGCGCTCGTCGTCTGAAACCAGAGGATTTGGTTCTGGGCAAAGGCGGACAGCTGCCGTCTGATGAAGTGGTGTCGCTGGGCAGTAAGAAACTGTGCAAGCGCGAAGTGCTGAAGCCATTCCATCGTCTGAGGGATCAGGCGTGTCGGCTTTGTGCCAGAGAAGGAGTGCGATTTCTGGGCGGTTATGCGGTGCCGGATCAATCCATTTCAGGTTTAAGCCTGAAACTGGATCAGGTGCAGCAGGACTTTAACCAGGAAAAGCAGACTTTTCTGACCAGCTACGACCAGCATATTCAGGAGTGGGTGAATGCCCATCCTGATTTTGCCGAAGCGATCAGGAATGCAGTACCGGATGTTCAGCACGTAGGTCAGCGTTTCCAGTTTGGTTACACGACCTACAAAGTGGTGGCATCGCCTCAGCCGGATAACCTGAACCAACAGGTCAATCAGCTCGGCAGCGCATTAAGAGAGGAAATTAGTCGGGATGCTCAGGCCTTGTTTGAGCAGACATTCCGAGGAAAAGAAAAAGTCACCCGTAAAGCCCTGAACCCGATTCTTCGGCTCAGGGATAAACTACACGGACTGGCTTTTGTTGATCCCGGCATTGCTCCGGTAGTGCAGCGGCTGGATGCCGGGTTAGCGCAGTTGCCCAACAGCGGTGCGCTGGAAGGTGAGGTGCTGACTCAGCTGATGGAGCGTGTGTTGTTGCTCTGTTCAGTGGAACAAATGGAACGTTGTGCAGAAGGGCTGACGGCTATTGATACCTCCAGCAAAGGGAAGCTTGTGAAGACGCAGGTTGCCCAATCGCCAGAGGTAAACGACACAAAGCTTCAGGAAGAGCCTGTTATTGAGAAGCCGGTCGTGGTGCCAGAGGAAACAAACACCACAGCCACTTTCTACTTCTAA
- a CDS encoding CbbQ/NirQ/NorQ/GpvN family protein: protein METEVQSMPAALQPAFYELNETFDLDTNQLILLEGFQECGHPAVPTVQPYVFDRDRLRKLLAFLDNPEGDGLYLTGPTGCGKTSLVVQAAARLHWPTQMVPVHGRMELDDLLGQKVLDNGATPFQYGALSTAVKEGHILIMDEMDVADPAELAGLYDLLDGAPLVLAQNGGEIIPVHPRFRFVATGNSAGAGDGSGLYQGVLRQSLAWLDRFRCIEVDYPDEFTEIMILDQVVPDLPTIVREKMVKLANEVRRLFTGDANGRGEGESQLSVTLSTRGLVRWARLSLRFQGAPRVFEYALEQALTARVEPAERQAIHQIASDVFGELWEGGHES, encoded by the coding sequence ATGGAAACTGAAGTTCAGTCTATGCCAGCGGCTTTACAGCCTGCTTTTTATGAACTGAATGAAACCTTTGACCTGGATACGAATCAACTCATCCTGCTCGAAGGTTTTCAGGAGTGTGGGCATCCGGCAGTACCGACTGTTCAGCCTTATGTGTTTGACAGAGACCGGCTGCGTAAGTTGCTGGCGTTTCTCGATAACCCTGAAGGTGATGGCTTGTACCTGACGGGGCCGACAGGTTGCGGCAAAACCAGTCTGGTGGTTCAGGCGGCTGCAAGGTTGCACTGGCCTACACAGATGGTACCCGTTCACGGAAGAATGGAACTGGACGACCTTCTGGGTCAGAAAGTTCTTGATAACGGTGCAACGCCTTTTCAGTACGGGGCGCTAAGCACTGCGGTTAAAGAAGGTCATATCCTTATCATGGATGAAATGGATGTGGCTGACCCCGCAGAGCTGGCCGGATTGTACGATCTGCTGGACGGCGCACCTCTCGTATTGGCGCAGAACGGCGGAGAAATCATTCCGGTGCATCCAAGGTTCCGGTTTGTTGCCACGGGTAACAGTGCCGGAGCAGGTGATGGCAGTGGTTTGTATCAGGGTGTGCTGCGACAGTCACTGGCCTGGTTAGACCGCTTCCGTTGTATCGAAGTGGACTACCCCGATGAGTTCACTGAAATAATGATTCTGGATCAGGTGGTGCCAGACCTTCCAACCATCGTCAGGGAAAAGATGGTGAAGCTCGCTAACGAGGTTCGTCGTCTGTTCACTGGTGATGCCAATGGAAGAGGGGAAGGGGAGTCACAGCTCAGTGTTACGTTGTCCACTCGTGGGCTGGTGCGCTGGGCAAGGCTGTCGCTGAGGTTTCAGGGTGCGCCCCGAGTGTTTGAATACGCTCTGGAGCAAGCCCTGACAGCCAGAGTCGAACCGGCGGAACGGCAGGCAATTCATCAGATAGCCAGTGATGTGTTTGGGGAACTGTGGGAAGGAGGTCATGAATCATGA
- a CDS encoding YqaJ viral recombinase family nuclease encodes MKQVNLEQRSQAWLDWRRGGITASDAAVILGQSPYKSRSQLWAEKSGLLEEPDLSSNPHVQRGIEDEDDARNRMEQALGDAPLLPICGEWEQNPRLRASFDGMTKDGIPVELKAPCQKVYEEVKTLKDQAEGYRRALVQVQFQMLVADAPRAWLCFYHKGMPILPVCINRDESLIQPLQQEAEAFWQRVEKGDEPDKDPNLDVFVPQGLSEQAQWHKLATVYRRRQLHLDELKEELNHGKSQQKLMQHELQKLMGAFRVAESDDLRICRSDCAGSVDYQKALEALCQQHQLALPDLDAFRRKGREQVRVTLLDKGMNDSESGLNGAGNELLDRNPTVSHQSFYF; translated from the coding sequence ATGAAGCAGGTCAATCTTGAGCAGCGGTCGCAGGCGTGGCTGGACTGGCGGCGTGGAGGTATTACCGCCAGTGATGCTGCTGTGATCTTGGGGCAATCACCTTATAAATCACGTTCGCAGCTTTGGGCAGAGAAGTCCGGGCTCCTGGAGGAGCCGGATTTGTCGTCTAATCCTCATGTCCAGCGAGGCATTGAGGATGAAGACGATGCCCGGAATCGGATGGAACAGGCTTTGGGTGATGCACCTCTTTTGCCGATTTGCGGTGAGTGGGAGCAGAACCCAAGGCTACGCGCCAGCTTTGACGGAATGACCAAAGATGGTATTCCGGTAGAGCTGAAAGCACCGTGCCAGAAGGTTTATGAGGAAGTGAAGACGTTGAAGGATCAGGCGGAAGGCTATCGACGTGCATTGGTGCAGGTGCAGTTTCAGATGCTGGTTGCGGATGCGCCCAGAGCCTGGCTCTGCTTTTACCACAAAGGCATGCCGATTCTGCCGGTCTGTATCAACAGGGATGAAAGCCTGATTCAACCGTTGCAGCAGGAAGCAGAAGCGTTCTGGCAGCGGGTGGAAAAAGGGGATGAGCCGGACAAAGACCCGAATCTGGATGTATTTGTGCCGCAAGGTCTGTCAGAACAGGCGCAATGGCACAAGCTCGCAACGGTTTATCGCCGTCGTCAGTTACATCTGGATGAGTTAAAGGAAGAACTAAACCACGGAAAGTCTCAGCAGAAGCTGATGCAACATGAGTTGCAGAAGTTGATGGGCGCTTTTCGGGTGGCTGAGTCGGATGATTTGCGAATCTGCCGCAGTGATTGCGCCGGTTCCGTGGACTACCAAAAGGCTTTGGAGGCCTTGTGTCAGCAACACCAGCTGGCGTTACCTGATCTTGATGCTTTCCGCCGTAAGGGCAGGGAGCAGGTGAGGGTGACCCTGCTGGACAAAGGAATGAACGACAGTGAATCAGGACTAAATGGAGCAGGCAACGAGCTGTTGGACCGTAACCCAACCGTGAGTCACCAGAGCTTCTATTTCTGA